The Toxotes jaculatrix isolate fToxJac2 chromosome 14, fToxJac2.pri, whole genome shotgun sequence genome window below encodes:
- the fastk gene encoding fas-activated serine/threonine kinase, whose protein sequence is MLCLSTGWRLLSQAHRLPPCHPHPAAQSVAMYATRLYSSVGGGGGAGGGGGVKQGRRSGLAMIEAPHPTHPHLPHHPHPAPPPPTYPLYQGRPDAHRGAHFHYHPHPHHHPQPTHLAQPALPPHYQHHAHFHTYGGGAPGGGAAAPGSKKKTWNFIHEKMSYDTFFTMKRLIERSRQPDEVLRWVTQNPAKISHNHYPVALQKIGQLLQATPLPRTGGDAAEASGGGAGGGAEAGDVRQILEHQDFQTLCNAIVNDCAKFDNFSIVNCLYAVAALGLPSDSQVVQVLEAESQSRLNQFNQKDMSMVFSSSMKLHPGSQHPLTEACLAGLEKNLERERHPQTLFLLLSYYRLKWRSLQPQEAPATVGSAATTSANNNNNTPPNPEQLLANRKILRLVKHTLASVSGVRDQEMALLDEMLAVCAREASNKSLELIFSSHLFYQNRQERFISSLADELPKKVDSITPYTMALVAKYIARHRLRETRLLDTIADFLVKKAEYLDSKVIQKLVFPFSRMSYRPSNEQQFFSRLEEVVELKALSSPLATVNILMSLFQLGHFPGLVLHRVFSSAFISNVTNSPYALIVRRYLSLLDAAVELEYRDYTGPRLQDTHKVLMFDHALTADEVNRKYSYKGLVAEALRQLVGEQNYKQDEVLAPGYYTDFVLWMDSSGHVLPIRTGSGLALHIVSPSCIAVASKPADGAVAVVTSEFQRFSPFAALEEGAEQPCQVGEVMGGAMEPRSFLPHHIRSTTGTMVSSGPPRPGTNGGHLDYGQYYVPAAEYYSSLAKEHSLESQDSSTLSSPPSDGVAPPGAQGPAGVTAPDSLFQFSIGKILEDEGGTGAPGSQGTDCELSGFYEDVTYSEASGADRGPSSPPQLHPPDRPDADNPTTDQRQIRRVIMSVNDKWHYCHNSEVLVGSRAMRDRHLRLLGYVILQLPYHELEKLNGIEEVKQYLHKKLLDVPL, encoded by the exons ATGCTGTGTTTGTCCACTGGGTGGCGCCTCCTGAGCCAAGCTCACcgcctccctccctgccacccCCACCCCGCCGCTCAGTCTGTCGCCATGTACGCCACCCGCCTCTACAGCTCCGtcgggggagggggaggggcagggggaggaggtggggttAAACAGGGGCGAAGGTCAGGGCTGGCCATGATCGAGGCACCCCACCCTACTCACCCTCAcctcccccaccacccacaCCCGGCTCCACCTCCCCCTACCTACCCTCTCTACCAGGGCCGCCCGGATGCCCACCGAGGAGCACACTTCCActaccacccccacccccatcacCACCCGCAGCCCACCCACCTTGCCCAACCAGCACTGCCCCCCCACTACCAGCACCATGCCCACTTCCACACGTATGGGGGGGGCGCTCCAGGTGGAGGAGCCGCCGCCCCCGGCAGCAAGAAAAAGACGTGGAACTTTATCCACGAAAAGATGAGCTACGATACGTTCTTCACCATGAAACGTCTGATCGAGCGCTCGCGGCAGCCCGACGAGGTGCTGCGCTGGGTCACCCAGAACCCAGCCAAGATCTCCCACAACCACTACCCTGTCGCCCTGCAGAAGATTGGACAGCTGCTGCAGGCCACGCCGCTGCCGCGAACCGGAGGGGACGCTGCTGAGGcttcaggaggaggagcaggaggaggagctgaggctggTGACGTACGTCAGATCCTGGAGCATCAGGACTTTCAGACACTCTGCAATGCTATCGTCAACGACTGCGCCAAGTTTGACAACTTCAGTATTGTCAACTGTTTGTACGCCGTGGCAGCACTCG GTCTTCCCAGCGACTCTCAGGTGGTCCAGGTGTTGGAGGCAGAGTCTCAGTCCAGACTGAACCAGTTCAACCAGAAGGACATGTCCATGGTTTTCAGCTCCAGTATGAAGCTCCACCCTGGCAGCCAGCACCCCCTGACCGAGGCCTGCCTGGCCGGCCTGGAGAAGAACTTGGAGAGAGAGCGCCACCCGCAGACactcttcctgctgctctcaTACTACAGACTCAAGTGGCGCTCACTGCAGCCGCAGGAAGCTCCTGCTACTGTAGGGAGCGCTGCAACCACCTctgctaacaacaacaacaacacgccTCCAAATCCTGAACAGCTGCTCGCCAACAG gaagATCTTGCGTCTGGTCAAACACACTTTGGCGAGTGTCAGTGGCGTTCGTGACCAGGAGATGGCACTGTTGGACGAGATGTTGGCAGTGTGCGCTCGAGAGGCGAGCAACAAGAGTTTAGAGTTGATCTTCAGCTCTCACCTGTTCTACCAGAACAGACAGGAGAGGTTCATCAGCAGCTTGGCAG ACGAGTTGCCAAAGAAGGTGGACAGCATCACTCCGTACACGATGGCTTTGGTCGCCAAATACATTGCTCGCCATCGGCTGAGAGAGACCCGGCTGCTCGATACCATCGCGGACTTCCTGGTGAAGAAGGCAGAATACTTGGACAGTAAG GTGATCCAGAAGCTGGTGTTCCCGTTCAGCAGGATGAGTTACCGTCCGTCCAACGAGCAGCAGTTCTTCTCTCGGTTGGAGGAAGTGGTGGAGCTGAAGGCGCTCAGCTCCCCGCTGGCCACCGTCAACATCCTCATGTCTCTGTTCCAGCTGGGACATTTCCCCGGCCTCGTTCTGCACCGAGTATTCTCCTCCGCCTTCATCAGCAACGTCACCA ACAGTCCATACGCTCTGATCGTCCGGAGGTACCTCTCTCTGCTGGACGCTGCAGTGGAGCTGGAGTACCGTGACTATACCGGACCACGACTGCAGGATACCCACAAGGTCCTGATGTTTGACCACGCCCTGACTGCTGATGAAGTCAACCGCAAGTACAG CTATAAGGGTCTGGTGGCTGAGGCCCTACGTCAGCTGGTTGGAGAACAGAACTACAAACAAGACGAAGTGCTGGCCCCAGGATACTACACAG ACTTCGTGCTGTGGATGGACAGTTCTGGTCACGTTCTTCCGATCAGGACCGGGTCTGGTCTGGCTCTGCACATTGTTTCTCCGTCCTGTATTGCCGTGGCATCCAAGCCAGCTGACGGCGCGGTAGCCGTGGTGACTTCAGAGTTCCAGAGGTTCTCTCCCTTTGCGGCACTTGAAGAGGGCGCCGAGCAGCCGTGTCAGGTGGGAGAGGTGATGGGCGGGGCCATGGAGCCCAGGTCCTTCCTGCCCCACCACATTCGCAGCACAACGGGGACGATGGTGTCCTCAGGACCCCCTCGGCCCGGGACAAATGGCGGTCACTTGGACTATGGCCAATACTATGTCCCTGCGGCAGAGTACTACTCCAGTCTTGCAAAGGAGCACTCACTGGAGAGCCAGGACAGCTCCACGCTCAGCAGCCCCCCTTCTGATGGCGTGGCCCCACCTGGGGCTCAGGGACCTGCAGGGGTCACCGCCCCAGACTCGCTATTCCAATTTTCCATTGGAAAGATCCTGGAGGATGAGGGAGGGACGGGGGCCCCAGGGAGCCAGGGGACAGACTGTGAGCTGTCGGGCTTCTACGAGGACGTGACCTATTCTGAGGCGTCTGGGGCTGACAGAGGGCCCTCGTCACCGCCACAGCTCCACCCCCCTGATCGACCAGACGCCGACAATCCCACAACAGACCAGAGACAGATCCGGAG GGTTATCATGTCCGTCAATGATAAGTGGCATTACTGCCACAACTCTGAGGTTCTGGTCGGTTCCCGGGCCATGAGAGACCGACACCTGAGGCTTCTGGGATACGTCATCCTTCAG